In Malus sylvestris chromosome 16, drMalSylv7.2, whole genome shotgun sequence, the following are encoded in one genomic region:
- the LOC126608424 gene encoding uncharacterized protein LOC126608424 has protein sequence MSTSTLTSALLSAPPPPRRFISGVNQKTGLLEMRRRRRPLTISASSRGHDNYDGRLVDEDMIVLRMRIHNAEMLEEDNHQPPSNWMRWEKQYSAHYNSDICEGVGLLQSQLMNTRPSVALGMLALVTISVPISTAALMFPLLDIFKGILASGNIYF, from the coding sequence ATGTCTACATCAACGctaacctctgctcttctctcAGCTCCACCGCCGCCGCGGCGTTTCATTTCCGGCGTTAACCAAAAGACCGGGTTGCTGGAAATGCGGCGTAGGCGTCGTCCTCTGACGATTTCTGCGTCGTCGCGTGGTCATGATAATTACGACGGTAGACTTGTGGACGAGGACATGATTGTGCTTCGGATGCGAATTCACAACGCGGAGATGCTGGAGGAAGACAATCACCAACCGCCGTCGAACTGGATGCGGTGGGAGAAGCAATATTCTGCACACTACAACTCGGACATCTGCGAAGGCGTGGGGTTGTTGCAATCCCAATTGATGAACACTAGGCCTAGCGTGGCGTTGGGAATGCTAGCTCTTGTTACAATTAGCGTGCCAATATCCACGGCTGCTTTGATGTTCCCATTGCTGGACATCTTCAAGGGGATCTTAGCAAGTGggaatatttatttttag